The following are from one region of the Pocillopora verrucosa isolate sample1 chromosome 3, ASM3666991v2, whole genome shotgun sequence genome:
- the LOC131777303 gene encoding NLR family CARD domain-containing protein 4 isoform X1, whose translation MTQDKLEDYTDMFKEDEYDRKPTRMLVYGRPGIGKSTFCKKAAYDWSKALKEILMNFCILLLIKLRDVCDVGNIRDVLRASKLLASDGPISVDSLYDYITNNQDKVLLILDGYDEYSFAEEHSPILEIWKGEQLRDCHVIVTTRQLKCDELRGPSHVQLEIQGFKSWKRKETFARKFMAGEEDLNEFRLYLEEKDLVDMAEIPLLLLMLCSLWKEKRHEGLPKSRADIFTQFIHTMLDHKGGSHQSMPFQKMTSTEAREDLSNLGKAAFEALLQDRLYVRCSKLPGNISRSLEKLSEVGLFQIVNLTSLNPEKGAYFIHKSVQEFLAAWHINEEVLSNKEESTPSLSKVESFEKIQNMKEVLRFACELSTEAACAVFHHVGSVGRKESVSECDFIELLLEDEERSQYEDLYLELISHSYVCCSAEKRRDLYSVFPSCTGDVFLYLDFNRLNITANEHLLKSGMIPDFIFFSDYDNLGKSYRDLITIAEDTNAVFLSCSGEKKAADLLKKFPRGYLGELFLKRERKIVLYVTEIYKVGNGNTFPTEMLRELISPTAESTQVTRLVDPLNEHDSETASSLTQNTDSITGPTPQSLSCVKRISICQAERQEIKMLADFLPLFTALRWILIFGKPSEIIDAQLTETMVSRIIFNDRLGTLTLSNINLMAKPAAVIAKSLHQAPGLEHLDLSENPLGEGVSVLTQHLSRVPHLERLKLSDVKMTKQQVNELSAAVRQSNILLDTQYHDHKGNVKPEEEWPTDEYWSDYWWESEEESDPGSVTDSGEEEEPGSVTTSGDKEEPGSCLET comes from the exons ATGACTCAAGATAAACTTGAAGACTACACCGACATGTTCAAGGAAGATGAATATGACCGCAAACCAACACGAATGCTTGTTTATGGTCGGCCAGGAATTGGCAAGAGTACGTTTTGTAAGAAGGCTGCATATGATTGGTCGAAAGCCTTAAAAGAAATCCTAATGAACTTTTGCATTTTGCTTCTGATTAAGTTGAGAGATGTGTGTGACGTGGGAAACATCCGCGACGTTTTACGTGCGTCTAAATTGCTGGCCAGTGATGGTCCGATCTCAGTTGATAGTCTCTATGATTACATAACTAACAATCAAGATAAAGTGCTTCTTATTTTGGATGGCTACGATGAGTACAGCTTTGCAGAAGAACACTCACCCATCCTTGAAATTTGGAAGGGTGAGCAACTAAGAGATTGTCACGTTATTGTCACCACGCGTCAACTTAAATGTGACGAGTTAAGAGGCCCCAGCCACGTTCAGTTAGAAATTCAAGGTTTCAAAAGCTGGAAACGAAAAGAAACCTTTGCGAGAAAATTTATGGCAGGTGAAGAAGATCTTAACGAGTTTAGGCTCTACCTGGAAGAAAAAGATCTCGTTGACATGGCAGAAATACCTCTCCTCTTACTGATGCTGTGTAGTTTGTGGAAAGAGAAACGTCACGAAGGACTGCCAAAATCACGGGCCGACATATTCACACAATTCATTCACACCATGCTGGATCACAAAGGTGGAAGTCACCAGTCTATGCCATTTCAGAAAATGACCTCAACAGAAGCCAGAGAAGACCTTAGTAATCTTGGAAAGGCTGCCTTTGAAGCACTTCTGCAAGACCGTCTTTACGTACGCTGCAGCAAACTCCCCGGcaatatttcaagaagtttggaaaaattaagtGAAGTTGGGCTTTTCCAGATTGTCAATCTTACGAGTCTCAATCCTGAGAAAGGGGcctatttcattcataaatccGTACAGGAGTTCCTTGCAGCCTGGCACATTAATGAGGAAGTGTTGTCGAATAAAGAAGAAAGTACGCCTAGCCTTTCcaaagttgaatcatttgaaaagatcCAAAATATGAAAGAAGTTCTGAGATTTGCCTGTGAGCTGTCAACAGAAGCCGCGTGCGCAGTTTTCCATCATGTGGGGTCTGTTGGAAGAAAGGAATCTGTGTCGGAATGTGATTTCATTGAGCTGCTTCTGGAGGATGAAGAACGGTCTCAATATGAAGATCTTTATCTTGAGCTTATCTCGCATAGCTACGTTTGTTGTTCGGCCGAGAAGAGGCGGGATCTCTACTCAGTATTTCCCTCTTGCACCGGAGATGTTTTTTTGTATCTTGATTTTAACAGGCTGAACATTACTGCAAATGAACATTTGCTGAAATCTGGCATGATACCCGACTTTATCTTTTTCTCTGACTACGACAATTTAGGGAAAAGCTATCGAGACTTGATCACTATAGCGGAGGACACAAATGCAGTATTTTTGAGCTGTTCGGGCGAAAAGAAAGCTGCAGATTTATTGAAGAAGTTCCCGCGTGGTTATTTGGGCGAGTTATTtttgaagagagagagaaaaatcgTCCTTTATGTTACTGAAATATACAAAGTAGGAAATGGTAACACTTTTCCGACTGAAATGCTGCGAGAGCTCATTTCGCCAACAGCAGAGTCTACTCAGGTGACGCGTCTTGTTGATCCGTTAAATGAACACGACAGCGAAACAGCTTCGAGTTTGACTCAGAACACTGATAGCATCACTGGTCCTACTCCTCAGAGCCTTTCCTGTGTGAAGCGGATCTCTATTTGCCAAGCAGAAAGGCAAGAGATAAAGATGCTGGCTGATTTCTTACCACTTTTCACTGCTCTGCGATGGATACTTATTTTTGGTAAACCCTCTGAAATCATTGATGCTCAGTTGACAGAGACCATGGTGTCTCGTATTATCTTCAATGACAGACTTGGCACATTAACACTTTCTAATATCAATTTAATGGCCAAACCTGCCGCTGTCATCGCCAAATCTCTGCACCAGGCTCCTGGCCTGGAACACCTCGACTTGTCAGAGAACCCTCTTGGTGAAGGAGTAAGTGTTCTTACTCAACATCTCAGCCGTGTTCCTCACCTGGAGAGGCTGAAGCTTTCTGATGTTAAAATGACAAAGCAACAAGTGAATGAATTGAGTGCAGCTGTACGTCAGAGTAACATCTTGTTGGACACGCAATACCAT GATCACAAAGGGAATGTCaaacctgaagaagaatggCCAACAGATGAGTACTGGAGTGATTATTGGTGGGAATCAGAAGAAGAGTCagatcctgggtcagttactgaCTCAGGTGAGGAGGAGGAGCCTGGGTCAGTTACTACCTCAGGTGACAAGGAGGAGCCTGGGTCCTGCCTGGAAACTTAA